The following proteins are co-located in the Calliphora vicina chromosome 2, idCalVici1.1, whole genome shotgun sequence genome:
- the Sirup gene encoding succinate dehydrogenase assembly factor 4, mitochondrial produces MSQIVNIAKQTSRLVPQVTKQVACFSTSSACQQEFKGELKPKSARFVEFQKKLRAKTPLGKLDEFSRHPFQEVEPLRPWPNNVNPHTGEIGGPAGPEPTRYGDWERKGRVSDF; encoded by the exons atgAGTCAAATTGTGAATATCGCTAAACAAACCAGCCGTTTGGTGCCTCAAGTTACTAAACAAG TTGCCTGCTTTTCCACCTCCTCGGCCTGTCAGCAAGAATTCAAAGGTGAATTGAAACCCAAAAGTGCCCGTTTTGTTGAATTCCAAAAGAAACTGAGAGCCAAGACTCCCTTGGGCAAACTTGATGAATTCTCACGTCATCCCTTCCAAGAAGTCGAGCCCTTGAGACCCTGGCCCAACAATGTCAACCCACATACTGGAGAAATTGGTGGCCCTGCTGGTCCCGAACCCACTCGTTATGGTGACTGGGAACGCAAGGGTCGCGTTTCTGATTTCTAG